From a region of the Pseudomonadaceae bacterium SI-3 genome:
- a CDS encoding MFS transporter, with amino-acid sequence MSQRPALFPVLLAGAALLLVVHGLGRFVYTPLLPWLVEDGLLTVQQGASIATWNYLGYLVGALLALRWHQVTQIRRSLPWALVLHIVTTLAQTQAESVEALSTLRLLNGISNGLVFVQAPSLILEWLARHRRVSSSGLVYLGVCVGLILSSFMVSLSNGVLQGADRWWPAALLSIPLAWWGWRQLANLDMPPDEAPTETTQAPSGRLLDRASTPLFLSYAGAGMGYILPMTFLPMVARLQVEPGDLLVESSWLVVAVATLPSPWLWNRLGALFGDTLALRLSYVTQLAGVLAALLLPGAWGILLCAVLVGGTFLGTVLLTQRLARALHPHQGPRLSAALIALYSLTQLAGPWLTGVWLGMGGSLHSAFWLGAGALLWGLIWMLLVPRRA; translated from the coding sequence ATGTCTCAACGCCCCGCCCTGTTCCCGGTTCTGCTCGCTGGTGCCGCCTTGCTGCTGGTTGTCCATGGACTGGGACGTTTTGTCTACACGCCACTTCTTCCGTGGCTGGTAGAGGACGGCTTACTGACCGTACAACAGGGCGCTAGTATCGCCACCTGGAACTACTTGGGTTATTTGGTCGGCGCGCTACTCGCCCTGCGCTGGCATCAGGTCACGCAGATACGTCGCAGCCTGCCGTGGGCACTGGTGCTGCACATCGTGACAACGCTGGCGCAGACCCAGGCCGAATCGGTGGAAGCCCTTTCGACGCTGCGCCTGCTCAATGGCATCAGCAACGGCCTGGTCTTTGTCCAGGCACCCTCGTTGATTCTGGAATGGTTGGCGCGTCATCGTCGCGTGTCGTCCAGCGGCCTCGTCTATCTCGGCGTCTGCGTGGGGCTGATCCTGTCCAGCTTCATGGTTAGCCTGAGCAACGGTGTACTGCAGGGCGCCGACCGCTGGTGGCCCGCGGCACTGCTCTCTATCCCCCTAGCCTGGTGGGGCTGGCGTCAGTTGGCGAACCTCGACATGCCGCCGGACGAGGCGCCCACGGAAACGACACAGGCTCCAAGCGGACGCCTGCTGGATCGTGCCAGCACTCCCCTGTTTCTCTCGTATGCCGGCGCCGGCATGGGCTATATCTTGCCGATGACCTTTCTACCCATGGTTGCCCGGCTGCAGGTTGAACCAGGCGACTTGCTGGTGGAAAGCAGCTGGTTGGTGGTGGCAGTGGCCACCCTGCCTTCACCCTGGCTCTGGAATCGCCTCGGCGCTCTGTTCGGCGACACACTGGCACTGCGCTTAAGCTATGTCACGCAACTGGCCGGTGTCCTGGCTGCGCTCTTACTGCCCGGCGCGTGGGGGATTTTGTTATGTGCCGTACTGGTCGGCGGGACCTTTCTTGGCACCGTGTTGCTGACCCAACGCCTGGCACGCGCCCTTCATCCGCACCAGGGACCGCGACTGTCAGCAGCACTGATTGCGCTCTACAGCCTGACCCAGCTGGCCGGCCCCTGGCTCACTGGCGTCTGGCTAGGCATGGGCGGCTCTCTGCACAGCGCCTTCTGGCTCGGTGCCGGCGCGCTGTTGTGGGGGCTGATCTGGATGCTGCTGGTGCCACGTCGAGCCTGA